A genomic window from Planctomycetota bacterium includes:
- the tatA gene encoding twin-arginine translocase TatA/TatE family subunit yields the protein MNMLEALAFAGLSTTELLIVVLVIVLLFGASKIPQLMRGMGQGINEFKKGLKEGAKEESKEPESSPADAEKK from the coding sequence ATGAATATGCTGGAAGCCCTGGCTTTCGCCGGCCTGTCCACCACGGAGCTCCTGATCGTCGTCCTGGTGATCGTCCTCCTCTTCGGCGCCTCGAAGATTCCCCAGCTCATGCGCGGCATGGGGCAGGGCATCAACGAGTTCAAGAAGGGGCTCAAGGAAGGCGCCAAGGAGGAGAGCAAGGAGCCCGAGTCCTCGCCGGCGGACGCGGAAAAGAAATGA
- the bshB1 gene encoding bacillithiol biosynthesis deacetylase BshB1, translating to MRLDLMAFAAHRDDIEITCGGTLIRMAEKGYAVGACDLTQGEMGTLGSAAERRAEAEEAARIMGLAVRVNCELPDAGVFNVREYQTRVVEVLRRYRPRTVLLPGFEQRHPDHRVTPQLVFDACFFSGLRKFGSGEPHRPHKILYCHSATYEDRRPTFVVDVTAQMEKKVAAVLAYRSQFPESERMAEWLRSRARAYGMLVGCTYGEGFVQREVMQVDDVVALPVASL from the coding sequence ATGCGGCTCGACCTGATGGCCTTCGCGGCCCACCGCGACGACATCGAAATCACCTGCGGAGGAACCCTCATCCGGATGGCGGAGAAGGGATACGCCGTGGGGGCCTGCGACCTGACGCAAGGCGAAATGGGGACCCTGGGCTCCGCCGCCGAACGCCGGGCCGAAGCCGAAGAGGCCGCGCGGATCATGGGCCTGGCCGTCCGGGTCAACTGCGAGCTTCCGGACGCCGGGGTCTTCAACGTCCGGGAATACCAGACGCGGGTGGTGGAGGTCCTGCGCCGCTACCGGCCCCGAACGGTCCTGCTGCCCGGCTTCGAGCAGCGCCACCCGGACCACCGCGTGACCCCGCAGCTCGTGTTCGACGCGTGCTTCTTTTCGGGACTGCGCAAGTTCGGCTCCGGAGAACCTCACCGGCCCCACAAGATCCTCTACTGCCACAGCGCCACCTACGAGGACCGCAGGCCGACCTTCGTGGTGGACGTGACGGCGCAGATGGAGAAGAAAGTCGCCGCCGTCCTGGCCTACCGGAGCCAGTTCCCGGAGTCGGAGCGGATGGCCGAGTGGCTGCGCTCGCGCGCGCGCGCGTACGGCATGCTCGTCGGATGCACGTACGGCGAGGGTTTCGTTCAGCGCGAAGTGATGCAGGTGGACGACGTCGTGGCGCTCCCCGTGGCCAGCCTGTAA
- a CDS encoding aspartate 1-decarboxylase, producing the protein MLKRLCTAKIANARVTRALLHYEGSLGVDQAILEAAGILPYEMVLIANVTNGRRFETYTIPEPAGSRQIALYGGAAHMGKPGDELIIMAYGYADPGEVARFKGPRVVRLAPENALS; encoded by the coding sequence ATGCTCAAGCGCCTCTGCACCGCCAAGATCGCCAACGCCCGAGTCACCCGGGCGCTCCTCCACTACGAGGGCAGTCTGGGCGTCGACCAGGCGATCCTGGAGGCGGCGGGAATCCTGCCCTACGAGATGGTGCTCATCGCCAACGTCACCAACGGCCGCCGCTTCGAGACCTACACGATCCCGGAACCGGCCGGGAGCCGGCAGATCGCGCTCTACGGCGGGGCCGCCCATATGGGCAAGCCGGGCGACGAGCTGATCATCATGGCGTACGGATACGCCGACCCGGGCGAGGTCGCCCGGTTCAAGGGCCCGCGGGTGGTGCGCCTGGCGCCGGAAAACGCGCTGTCCTAG
- a CDS encoding phosphomannomutase/phosphoglucomutase, giving the protein MGIFKAYDVRGKYPSEIDERLAERLGAAVVRFLGARRIAVGRDVRLSAPSIAAAVARGAGCEVVDIGLSTTPMLYFAVGHLELDGGIMVTASHNPPEDIGFKICREKAFPVGEKTGLKEIERLAAEAPAGGSRIVPRSLVSEYRSHLRRFLEKPPRLKIAVDTAHGAVGAHFDALFGDLPLELVRLCFEPDGRFPSHEPNPLKDENVRDLRDAMRATGADLGVAFDGDGDRCMFFSRGGERVPSDLVTVLLARAELRRHPGAAVVYDLRSSRVVPEEIRKAGGVPVRERVGHAFIKETMKKHNAVLGGELSGHYYFRDHFFADSGLMAFVKVLDLLGREGRPLEELLAPLRRWHSTGEINFRVADKQAVLRAIAEAFRDGRQDTLDGITVEYDDWWFNVRPSNTEPLLRLNLEARTPEQLERARARLLALIGPPEHA; this is encoded by the coding sequence ATGGGCATCTTCAAGGCCTACGACGTGCGCGGGAAGTATCCTTCCGAGATCGACGAGCGCCTGGCCGAGCGGCTGGGCGCCGCCGTCGTCCGGTTCCTGGGCGCGCGGCGCATCGCGGTGGGACGCGACGTGCGCCTCTCGGCCCCCTCCATCGCAGCCGCCGTGGCCCGGGGCGCCGGTTGCGAGGTCGTGGACATCGGGCTTTCGACGACGCCGATGCTCTACTTCGCCGTGGGACACCTGGAACTTGACGGCGGAATCATGGTGACCGCGTCCCACAATCCGCCCGAGGACATCGGCTTCAAGATCTGCCGCGAAAAGGCCTTCCCCGTCGGGGAGAAGACCGGTCTTAAGGAAATCGAGCGCCTGGCGGCCGAGGCCCCCGCCGGCGGCTCCCGGATCGTGCCGCGCTCCCTCGTCTCCGAATACCGGTCGCATCTGCGGCGCTTCCTGGAAAAGCCTCCCCGGCTCAAGATCGCCGTGGACACGGCCCACGGCGCCGTCGGGGCGCACTTCGACGCCCTCTTCGGCGACCTCCCCCTGGAGCTGGTGCGCCTGTGCTTCGAGCCCGACGGCCGCTTTCCGAGCCACGAGCCCAATCCCCTCAAGGACGAAAACGTCCGGGACCTCCGGGACGCCATGCGCGCGACGGGCGCCGACCTCGGCGTCGCCTTCGACGGCGACGGGGACCGGTGCATGTTCTTCTCGCGCGGCGGGGAGCGCGTCCCGAGCGACCTCGTCACGGTGCTTCTGGCCCGGGCGGAGCTCCGCCGCCACCCCGGCGCGGCGGTCGTCTACGATCTGCGTTCCAGCCGCGTGGTGCCCGAAGAGATCCGCAAGGCCGGCGGAGTGCCCGTGCGCGAGCGGGTGGGCCACGCCTTCATCAAGGAGACGATGAAGAAGCACAACGCGGTTCTCGGCGGCGAACTCTCCGGACACTATTATTTCCGCGACCATTTCTTCGCCGATTCGGGACTCATGGCGTTCGTCAAGGTCCTCGATCTTCTCGGCCGCGAAGGGCGCCCCCTGGAGGAGCTTCTGGCCCCGCTTCGCCGGTGGCATTCGACGGGCGAAATCAACTTCCGCGTGGCCGACAAGCAGGCCGTCCTCCGGGCGATCGCGGAAGCCTTCCGCGACGGCCGGCAGGATACGCTGGACGGGATCACCGTCGAGTACGACGACTGGTGGTTCAACGTGCGCCCGTCGAACACGGAACCGCTTCTGCGCCTGAACCTCGAGGCCCGGACGCCGGAACAGCTCGAACGGGCCCGCGCCCGGCTCCTGGCCCTCATCGGACCGCCGGAGCACGCTTGA
- a CDS encoding twin-arginine translocase TatA/TatE family subunit produces the protein MSPALGAIGLLEAALIAFAIVLLFASSRIPALMRGLGAGLHEFKKGIREGSGQNGPTAPPKA, from the coding sequence ATGAGTCCCGCCCTGGGCGCGATCGGCCTCCTCGAGGCCGCCCTCATCGCCTTCGCGATCGTGCTTCTTTTCGCTTCCTCCCGGATTCCCGCCCTCATGCGCGGCCTCGGCGCGGGCCTGCACGAATTCAAGAAAGGGATTCGGGAGGGATCCGGACAGAACGGTCCGACCGCCCCGCCGAAAGCCTGA
- a CDS encoding phospholipase D-like domain-containing protein, protein MAAARPAARVDALFAPTGQADRLQERLAAEIERARREILVAMFHMTSDRLAQALAARRRAGVAVRVLLDASQAEEDLVKALRDRGLEVRRVIPRGDERTRFHHKYAVFDSELVATGSYNWTVGGDRFNHENVVLLWEESVARAFREDFERVWHDAELARP, encoded by the coding sequence ATGGCGGCGGCGCGTCCGGCGGCGCGCGTCGACGCCCTCTTCGCCCCCACGGGGCAGGCCGACCGCCTGCAGGAGCGCCTGGCCGCGGAAATCGAACGGGCCCGGCGGGAAATCCTCGTGGCCATGTTCCACATGACGTCCGACCGTCTCGCGCAGGCGCTGGCCGCCCGGCGGCGCGCCGGGGTCGCTGTGCGGGTGCTCCTGGACGCCTCTCAGGCGGAGGAGGACCTCGTGAAGGCTCTGCGCGACCGGGGACTGGAAGTGCGCCGGGTGATCCCCCGCGGAGACGAACGCACGCGCTTTCACCACAAGTACGCCGTGTTCGATTCAGAGCTTGTGGCCACCGGATCCTACAACTGGACGGTGGGCGGCGACCGGTTCAATCACGAAAACGTCGTCCTGTTATGGGAGGAATCGGTGGCCCGGGCTTTCCGGGAGGACTTCGAGCGCGTATGGCACGACGCGGAACTGGCGCGTCCCTGA
- a CDS encoding prepilin-type N-terminal cleavage/methylation domain-containing protein, whose translation MNRHRKGFTLVELLVVIVIIGLLAGLLLPQVAKAIRRAEVAACSSNLKSLWQLQITYTIKYGGRYKQFPPDTGSAFWGVLQKVTPPLISPDEQEILWCPVKGGSQPGDIDFLGPALQVGRLNSSDPVGADDTTNHSESGDEGGNVLRRGGDVVELQGSGWTEVMNSPKAPRR comes from the coding sequence ATGAATCGTCATCGCAAGGGCTTTACCCTGGTGGAGCTTCTCGTCGTCATCGTCATCATCGGTCTTCTTGCCGGTCTTCTGCTCCCCCAGGTGGCCAAGGCCATCCGTCGCGCCGAAGTGGCCGCGTGTTCCAGCAACCTCAAGTCGCTCTGGCAACTCCAGATCACCTACACGATCAAGTACGGCGGTCGGTACAAGCAGTTCCCGCCGGACACGGGTTCGGCGTTCTGGGGCGTGCTCCAGAAGGTGACTCCCCCCCTCATCAGCCCGGATGAGCAGGAGATCCTCTGGTGTCCGGTCAAGGGGGGCAGCCAGCCGGGAGACATCGATTTCCTCGGCCCCGCCCTCCAGGTGGGAAGGCTCAACAGCTCCGACCCCGTGGGGGCCGACGACACGACCAACCACTCCGAAAGCGGCGACGAAGGAGGCAACGTCCTGCGGAGAGGGGGCGACGTCGTGGAGCTCCAGGGCAGCGGCTGGACCGAAGTCATGAACTCTCCGAAGGCTCCGCGACGCTGA
- a CDS encoding anti-sigma factor antagonist (This anti-anti-sigma factor, or anti-sigma factor antagonist, belongs to a family that includes characterized members SpoIIAA, RsbV, RsfA, and RsfB.), whose amino-acid sequence MPDLTIQVQEVKGVPGTALVILSGSIDAKTVITFQTHLNSVKERGVERFIMDMENVKYVNSTGLGYLINLSDSVSPGKGGIALVKVQPKVKVVFDMLGLNAFFKIFPTREEALKAFSADSPAAAPAESRGATRAPAEPLRPTQAPTPRIPTPAVVPAAAPAAERYSTAAERVSPARPAETPAAAPAEPIHVECQSCRALLAVRESGTYRCPRCLSLFNYAGGGRVSFLPRSKAVPVQLSLSFTPECTEGLLEFVRRLSQKSGFSPQGISEVQSVVKDTVETIRRHAYGGSDGNVYHVLLVSVDSELEMRFADYGTPLSPDRADLFAAARRGMDRFELRHHPKGGNVVTVSKKAR is encoded by the coding sequence CTGAGCGGATCGATCGACGCCAAGACGGTCATTACCTTCCAGACCCATCTCAACTCCGTCAAGGAGCGCGGCGTCGAGCGGTTCATCATGGACATGGAGAACGTCAAGTACGTCAACTCCACGGGTCTCGGGTACCTCATCAACCTGTCGGATTCCGTATCCCCCGGGAAGGGGGGGATCGCCCTCGTCAAGGTCCAGCCCAAGGTCAAGGTGGTCTTCGACATGCTGGGCCTGAACGCGTTTTTCAAGATCTTTCCGACGCGGGAGGAGGCGCTGAAGGCCTTTTCCGCGGATTCGCCCGCGGCGGCGCCGGCCGAGTCGCGGGGGGCGACGCGCGCCCCGGCCGAGCCGCTCCGGCCGACCCAGGCGCCGACGCCGAGGATTCCGACGCCTGCGGTCGTTCCCGCGGCGGCTCCGGCGGCGGAACGGTACTCCACGGCCGCCGAGCGGGTGAGTCCGGCCCGGCCCGCCGAAACGCCGGCGGCCGCGCCGGCCGAACCCATCCACGTGGAATGCCAGTCGTGCCGGGCGCTCCTGGCGGTTCGGGAATCCGGGACCTACCGCTGTCCCCGCTGCCTGAGCCTTTTCAACTATGCCGGGGGCGGCCGCGTGAGCTTCCTTCCACGTTCCAAGGCCGTGCCCGTGCAGCTCAGCCTCAGCTTTACCCCGGAATGCACCGAAGGGCTTCTCGAGTTCGTCCGCCGGCTTTCCCAGAAGAGCGGATTCAGCCCCCAGGGAATCTCCGAGGTCCAGTCGGTCGTTAAAGATACGGTGGAGACGATCCGGCGCCACGCCTACGGAGGAAGCGACGGGAACGTCTATCACGTCCTGCTCGTGTCCGTGGACTCGGAGCTCGAGATGCGGTTCGCCGATTACGGGACGCCGCTGAGCCCGGACCGCGCGGATCTTTTCGCCGCGGCGCGGCGCGGCATGGACCGCTTTGAGCTGCGCCATCATCCCAAGGGGGGTAACGTCGTCACCGTGTCCAAGAAGGCGAGATGA
- a CDS encoding tetratricopeptide repeat protein → MEWGWKKTLGVCIAFVLLVVLPIFLLSNPMMDAYQRKIDRNPNSDFSRWLQLATADACYRTMRAERAADYYRRFLERYREDPRRPYALLRYGMSLEEAGRNADAIAAYEQFLTEYPDRPERADAHAGIERIRYIKPIK, encoded by the coding sequence ATGGAGTGGGGCTGGAAGAAAACGCTGGGGGTCTGCATCGCGTTCGTCCTTCTTGTGGTGCTCCCGATCTTTCTGCTTTCCAATCCGATGATGGACGCCTACCAGCGGAAGATCGACCGCAACCCCAACTCGGACTTCTCCCGGTGGCTCCAGCTGGCCACCGCGGATGCCTGTTATCGCACGATGCGGGCGGAGCGGGCGGCCGACTACTATCGCCGCTTCCTCGAACGCTACCGCGAGGACCCCCGCCGGCCCTATGCGCTCCTGCGGTACGGCATGTCCCTCGAGGAAGCCGGCCGCAACGCGGACGCCATCGCCGCCTACGAGCAGTTCCTCACCGAGTATCCCGACCGTCCCGAACGGGCGGACGCTCACGCGGGCATCGAGCGCATCCGCTACATCAAGCCGATCAAGTAA